A DNA window from Stenotrophomonas sp. 57 contains the following coding sequences:
- a CDS encoding bifunctional (p)ppGpp synthetase/guanosine-3',5'-bis(diphosphate) 3'-pyrophosphohydrolase, which translates to MNRASVPGLDALLNRPSAAVLPAPLRQALREHWEAPECDQQMRATWSVLGDTLDALSMLSADEGAVVAALLFDLPGLRASLDQLPLGNHKAAVLGLLDGQDAADPVWALHAGREAGRNSEGLRRLLLAIIRDLRVVPILLARQLARMRAADKLDDEQRRALAQLTRDIHAPLANRLGIWQLKWELEDLAFRHLEPETYRRIAREVDETRIARERYVENVKKVLSRELVAQGIKAEVSGRPKHIYSIWRKMQKKRLAFDQLYDIRAVRVMVDDVAACYAALGVVHALWAPVPSEFDDYIARPKANDYRSLHTAVVGPEGRTIEVQIRTHEMHSQAELGVAAHWKYKEGGKGAEKSFDRKITWMRQLLEQAQDGQGNELAGALDAELTEDRVYALSPKDEVLDLPQGATPLDFAYQVHTMVGHRCRGAKVNGRIVPLTYRLRSGDRVEILTGKEADPRRDWLMPANGFLASNRSREKVRSWFHKLDRARNVQAGRELLERELKRLGLQHSDLAVAAKKFHADSVDDLYIQVALGDTGPNQVSRTLLEAERAASQPAPAPTLPRPTARRENLGKSKFTVQGVGNLLVQLARCCQPVAGEPIVGYLTRSRGVTVHRADCAALARLAATSPQRILPVEWGQAGGGYEVDVVVTAVDRRWLLKDITNLIAQEDAYVLDIHSDNVRNSGRAHLRLRLKVSDYGQLSTLLGKLDALPGVSEARRLG; encoded by the coding sequence GTGAACCGCGCTTCCGTCCCCGGCCTGGATGCCTTGTTGAACCGTCCTTCGGCAGCCGTGCTGCCTGCTCCGCTGCGCCAGGCCCTGCGCGAGCACTGGGAAGCGCCGGAGTGCGATCAGCAGATGCGCGCCACCTGGTCGGTGCTGGGTGACACCCTTGATGCCCTGTCGATGCTCTCGGCCGACGAAGGTGCCGTGGTCGCCGCGCTGCTGTTCGACCTGCCCGGCCTGCGCGCAAGCCTGGACCAGCTGCCGTTGGGCAACCACAAGGCGGCGGTGCTCGGCCTGCTCGATGGCCAGGACGCCGCCGACCCGGTGTGGGCCCTGCATGCCGGTCGTGAGGCCGGACGCAACAGCGAAGGCCTGCGCCGGCTGCTGCTGGCGATCATCCGCGACCTGCGCGTGGTGCCGATCCTGCTGGCGCGGCAACTGGCGCGGATGCGCGCAGCCGACAAACTGGACGACGAGCAGCGTCGCGCGCTGGCGCAGCTGACCCGTGACATCCACGCACCGTTGGCCAACCGCCTGGGCATCTGGCAGCTGAAGTGGGAGCTGGAGGACCTGGCCTTCCGTCACCTGGAACCGGAGACTTACCGGCGCATTGCCCGTGAGGTGGACGAAACCCGTATCGCGCGCGAGCGCTACGTCGAGAACGTCAAGAAGGTGCTGTCGCGCGAACTGGTCGCACAGGGCATCAAGGCCGAGGTGAGTGGCCGCCCGAAGCACATCTACAGCATCTGGCGGAAGATGCAGAAGAAGCGGCTGGCGTTCGACCAGCTGTACGACATCCGCGCGGTTCGCGTGATGGTGGACGACGTCGCGGCCTGCTACGCCGCGCTGGGTGTGGTGCATGCGCTGTGGGCACCGGTGCCCAGCGAGTTCGACGATTACATCGCCCGGCCCAAGGCGAACGACTACCGCTCGCTGCACACCGCCGTGGTCGGCCCGGAAGGCCGCACCATCGAAGTGCAGATCCGTACCCACGAAATGCATTCGCAGGCCGAGCTGGGCGTGGCCGCGCACTGGAAGTACAAGGAAGGCGGCAAAGGCGCGGAAAAGTCCTTCGACCGCAAGATCACCTGGATGCGCCAGCTGCTGGAGCAGGCCCAGGACGGGCAGGGCAACGAGCTGGCCGGGGCGCTCGATGCCGAGCTGACCGAGGACCGGGTCTATGCGCTGAGCCCGAAGGACGAGGTGCTGGACCTGCCGCAGGGCGCCACCCCGCTCGATTTCGCCTACCAGGTGCACACGATGGTCGGCCACCGTTGCCGTGGCGCCAAGGTCAACGGCCGCATCGTGCCGCTGACCTACCGCCTGCGCAGCGGCGACCGGGTCGAGATCCTGACCGGCAAGGAGGCCGACCCGCGCCGCGACTGGCTGATGCCGGCCAACGGCTTCCTGGCCAGCAACCGCTCGCGCGAGAAGGTGCGCAGCTGGTTCCACAAGCTGGACCGCGCACGCAACGTGCAGGCCGGCCGTGAACTGCTCGAGCGCGAACTGAAGCGCCTGGGCCTGCAGCATTCGGACCTGGCGGTGGCGGCGAAGAAGTTCCACGCCGACAGCGTCGATGATCTTTACATCCAGGTAGCGCTGGGCGATACCGGCCCCAACCAGGTCAGCCGTACCCTGCTGGAAGCGGAACGTGCGGCCAGCCAGCCGGCCCCCGCGCCGACCCTGCCGCGCCCGACCGCGCGCCGCGAGAACCTGGGCAAGTCCAAGTTCACCGTGCAGGGCGTGGGCAACCTGCTGGTGCAGCTGGCGCGCTGCTGCCAACCGGTGGCCGGCGAACCGATCGTCGGCTATCTGACCCGTAGCCGCGGTGTCACCGTGCATCGTGCAGACTGTGCCGCGCTGGCCCGGCTGGCGGCCACCAGCCCGCAGCGGATCCTGCCGGTGGAGTGGGGCCAGGCCGGTGGTGGCTACGAAGTGGACGTGGTGGTCACGGCGGTCGACCGCCGCTGGCTGCTGAAGGACATCACCAACCTGATTGCCCAGGAAGACGCCTACGTGCTCGACATCCACAGTGACAACGTGCGCAACAGCGGTCGCGCCCATCTGCGCCTGCGCCTGAAGGTGAGCGACTATGGCCAGCTGTCGACCCTGCTGGGCAAGCTGGACGCGCTGCCGGGCGTGAGCGAGGCGCGTCGCCTCGGCTGA